A genomic region of Ovis canadensis isolate MfBH-ARS-UI-01 breed Bighorn chromosome 9, ARS-UI_OviCan_v2, whole genome shotgun sequence contains the following coding sequences:
- the OOEP gene encoding oocyte-expressed protein homolog, whose product MVDDAGDSEARGDRLLGFPLPSPRVRIRPWWFPAQDLRNPLVFFLEAWLADSIFGPDRALVPEMEWMSQALLMVDAVDARNMVEVTVFARPAVQRQVKSVLLSQASVHREQRARAEKMKQLEEFLKAQAPGPQVPQHPVA is encoded by the exons ATGGTCGACGACGCCGGCGACTCCGAGGCCCGCGGGGACAGGCTGCTGGGGTTCCCGCTTCCCTCGCCACGGGTTCGCATCCGGCCGTGGTGGTTTCCTGCGCAGGATTTGAGGAATCCGCTGGTGTTCTTCCTGGAGGCGTGGCTGGCCGACTCGATCTTTG GCCCAGACCGAGCCTTGGTTCCAGAAATGGAGTGGATGAGCCAGGCCCTGCTGATGGTGGACGCTGTTGACGCTAGGAACATGGTCGAAGTCACCGTGTTCGCGCGGCCGGCAGTCCAGCGTCAGGTGAAGAGCGTGCTTCTGAGCCAGGCGTCAGTGCACCGGGAGCAGCGCGCCCGAG CTGAGAAGATGAAACAACTCGAGGAATTCCTGAAGGCCCAGGCACCGGGTCCCCAGGTGCCCCAGCATCCTGTTGCATGA
- the DDX43 gene encoding probable ATP-dependent RNA helicase DDX43 encodes MDYPGVGQVRLKLTSAPLRTETLRENHLAFISTPRVWTEFCLREELGPPGLLQLRLEEARKALETGRKLNRVVEAPSKPPALCGASLAADYKPQIQLYGPPSQDLRAGERNATPSPGMRLCLTSPLNSGQWATRGPEASLGHATIAGSVHVETRWRSSRRPGRVRARKAQGTRGGRTACCRRSRIGGGEERRETIGPAPLRAWHPPMGGGRGGAPARKGRSRDCVAAPQDQPSTETGANASSWVAASRRDEALPRAPDTRPAEEPSQGGGRGQRTCAGGGQRGSFGLQQPEGAGIRVPPLSFKLKNDCVGAVIGRGGSNIKEIQSSTYTKIQIRRGCPEAEVRIFGTKAMQCKAKTVIDDLVKKQEEYKTEPKLGVAAVQLSDGKDAMKDVSGEQKLIDWDKFRENILKWNEKKWAGLPPVKKNFYIESEKTSSMSQEQVDNWRKENYNIICDDLKDGEKRPLPNPTCNFEDAFHCYPEVMRNIQKAGFQKPTPIQSQAWPIILQGIDLIGVAQTGTGKTLSYLMPGFIHIDSQPVARNGPGMLVLTPTRELALQVDAECSEYSYRGLKSVCIYGGGDRDGQIKDLSKGVDIIIATPGRLHDLQMNNFVYLKSITYLVLDEADKMLDMGFEPQIMKILLDVRPDRQTVMTSATWPYAVRRLAQSYLKEPMIVYVGTLDLVAVSTVTQNIIVTTEDEKRSHIQAFIESMSPKDKVIIFVSRKAVADHLSSDLGIRRISVESLHGNREQSDRERALKSFKTGKVRILIATDLASRGLDVHDVTHVYNYDFPRNIEEYVHRVGRTGRAGRTGVSITLITRNDWKIAGELINILERANQSVPEDLVSMAERYKANKLKKETENKWGRPQGKPRKFYH; translated from the exons ATGGATTATCCAGGTGTTGGTCAAGTG CGCCTGAAGCTGACTTCTGCGCCTCTGAGAACCGAGACTCTCCGGGAGAACCATTTAGCGTTCATCAGTACACCCCGCGTGTGGACCGAGTTCTGCCTGCGGGAGGAACTGGGGCCTCCTGGCCTTTT GCAGCTCAGACTGGAGGAGGCCAGGAAAGCCCTCGAGACTGGGAGGAAACTGAATCGTGTTGTCGAGGCACCCTCGAAGCCTCCGGCCCTTTGCGGGGCGAGCCTGGCTGCGGACTACAAGCCCCAAATCCAGCTGTACGGGCCCCCA TCTCAAGATCTGAGAGCCGGGGAGCGGAATGCCACTCCTAGCCCTGGAATGAGGCTGTGTTTAACCTCCCCCCTCAACAGTGGCCAGTGGGCAACCCGGGGCCCTGAGGCCTCCCTGGGGCACGCGACCATTGCAGGGAGCGTCCACGTTGAGACCCGTTGGAG ATCCTCGCGGCGGCCAGGCCGCGTGCGAGCGCGGAAGGCCCAAGGCACCAGAGGCGGGCGCACGGCCTGCTGTCGGCGCTCGCGCATCGGCGGGGGCGAAGAACGGAGGGAGACCATTGGTCCGGCCCCGCTCAGGGCGTGGCACCCGCCAATGGGAggcggccggggcggggcgcCGGCGCGCAAGGGCCGGAGCCGCGACTGCGTGGCGGCCCCTCAGGACCAGCCTTCGACG GAAACCGGCGCCAACGCCTCCTCCTGGGTTGCTGCTTCCCGGCGGGATGAGGCGCTGCCTCGGGCTCCGGATACGAGGCCGGCGGAGGAGCCAAGCCAAGGCGGTGGAAGAGGCCAAAGGACCTGCGCGGGTGGAGGCCAGAGGGGCTCCTTTGGCCTCCAGCAGCCCGAGGGCGCGGGTATTCGAGTACCGCCGCTCTCCTTCAAGCTGAAGAACGACTGCGTGGGCGCCGTGATCG gtcGTGGTGGGTCAAATATAAAAGAGATCCAGAGCTCAACATACACGAAAATACAG ATAAGAAGAGGGTGTCCTGAAGCAGAAGTAAGAATCTTTGGCACCAAGGCAATGCAGTGCAAAGCAAAAACAGTGATAGATGATCTTGTTAAAAAACAAGAAGAATACAAAACAGAACCCAAACTTG GTGTTGCTGCTGTCCAACTTTCGGATGGAAAAGATGCAATGAAGGATGTTTCAGGAGAGCAGAAATTGATTGATTGGGATAAATTCcgagaaaacattttgaaatggaaTGAGAAAAAGTGGGCAG gttTGCCTCCAGTTAAGAAAAACTTTTACAtagagtcagaaaaaacaagtTCAATGTCACAAGAACAAGTAGACAATTGGAG gaaggaaaattataatataatttgTGATGACTTGAAAGATGGTGAGAAACGTCCTCTTCCTAACCCTACTTGTAATTTTGAGGATGCATTTCACTGTTACCCTGAAGTTATGAGAAATATTCAAAAGGCAGGTTTTCAAAAGCCAACACCAATTCAG TCACAGGCGTGGCCAATCATCCTACAAGGAATAGATCTGATAGGAGTAGCCCAGACTGGAACAGGGAAGACATTGTCCTACTTAATGCCTGGATTTATTCATATTGACTCCCAACCTGT AGCCAGGAACGGGCCTGGCATGTTAGTCCTCACCCCAACTCGAGAGTTGGCTCTGCAGGTGGATGCCGAGTGCTCTGAATACTCATACAGAGGTCTTAAAAG tgtttgtaTATATGGTGGTGGCGATAGAGATGGACAAATAAAAGACTTATCAAAAGGTGTAGACATTATCATCGCCACTCCCGGAAGACTCCATGATCTACAGATGAATAACTTTGTGTACCTGAAAAGCATAACCTACCTG GTATTAGATGAAGCGGACAAAATGCTGGATATGGGATTTGAACCCCAGATAATGAAGATTTTATTAGATGTACGTCCAGACAGGCAGACAGTTATGACAAG TGCAACATGGCCATATGCTGTTCGTAGACTTGCACAATCTTATTTGAAAGAGCCCATGATTGTGTATGTTGGTACTTTGGATCTAGTC GCTGTAAGTACCGTGACACAAAATATAATTGTCACCACAGAAGATGAGAAAAGATCACATATCCAAGCTTTCATCGAGAGCATGTCTCCCAAGGACAAAGTCATAATATTTGTCAGCCGGAAAGCTGT ggCTGATCATTTATCAAGTGACCTGGGTATCCGGCGTATATCAGTAGAGTCTCTGCATGGCAATAGAGAACAGAGTGATAGAGAGAGAGcattaaaaagctttaaaacag GTAAAGTGCGAATACTGATCGCTACTGATTTAGCATCCCGTGGTCTTGATGTCCATGATGTAACGCATGTCTATAATTATGATTTTCCCCGAAACATTGAAGAATATGTCCACAGAGTGGGACGTACTGGGAGAGCAGG GAGGACCGGGGTATCTATTACCCTTATCACTAGAAATGATTGGAAGATTGCTGGTGAATTAATTAATATTCTAGAAAGAGCAAATCAG AGTGTCCCAGAGGATCTTGTCTCAATGGCTGAGAGATACAAagcaaataaactgaaaaaagaaacagaaaacaaatggggAAGACCTCAAGGAAAACCCAGGAAGTTTTATCATTAA